A single genomic interval of Sinorhizobium garamanticum harbors:
- a CDS encoding PIN-like domain-containing protein — MKSTFSEFYKPTDNELKTLWKEGLFVIDANVVLHFYRYPVTARDDLLKALSKVGDRLWMPFQAALEYQRKRLDIIAEQKKAFETISNDLDSAVGKIEALFNSRHPLIEPGPLVTSIRELVTSYTEALQPLSDRQPAVHESDTIRDQIDALLAGRVGEEPSKESVEKICVEGIERYERKIPPGFMDIKKEDAFYFRGTKYETKYGDLLLWRQIIEKAKEHSCKSLILITDDTKEDWWQTISGKTIGPLPALKAEIKSAAGVENFHMYTTENFLRFSDKYLHADIDPKSIEQVAEINEAVNDKLSLSHYLGRRNGRSLRVYFDRNLSRDGMLEAAGKITDVAQRYFPNSDLEFKLLNGTFRFTAPHETHDFDLYSQISKIPGVLDVRSVPANLEHETESYLHRQRPQLENPVDLYDLRITFDLAEGLPFSHLANWIKMTLVKELSEGKDAIRTFTATSVLEGLVVNIHIPITLRRAHYLTRTIKDMDGVADVVVTKASH, encoded by the coding sequence ATGAAGTCTACGTTCTCAGAGTTCTACAAACCTACGGATAATGAACTGAAGACCCTCTGGAAGGAGGGTCTTTTTGTGATTGACGCCAATGTCGTGTTGCACTTCTACCGATATCCCGTGACGGCTCGCGATGATCTTTTGAAGGCGCTGAGTAAAGTTGGCGACAGGCTGTGGATGCCTTTCCAGGCCGCACTGGAATATCAAAGAAAGCGCCTCGATATTATCGCTGAACAGAAAAAAGCATTCGAAACAATTAGCAATGATCTCGACAGTGCGGTCGGCAAAATCGAGGCCTTGTTCAACTCGCGACATCCACTTATCGAGCCTGGGCCGCTCGTTACTTCCATTAGGGAGTTGGTCACGTCCTATACGGAGGCGCTTCAGCCTCTGAGTGATCGACAGCCTGCAGTGCACGAGAGCGACACAATTCGAGATCAGATAGATGCCCTCCTCGCCGGAAGGGTGGGGGAGGAACCCTCGAAGGAATCCGTGGAGAAAATTTGCGTCGAAGGTATTGAACGATACGAGCGGAAGATCCCCCCTGGCTTCATGGACATCAAGAAGGAAGACGCGTTCTATTTCCGTGGGACCAAGTATGAGACCAAATATGGAGATCTACTGCTTTGGCGACAAATCATCGAGAAGGCAAAGGAACACTCCTGTAAATCTCTGATTTTGATCACCGATGATACCAAGGAGGATTGGTGGCAAACGATTTCAGGTAAAACGATTGGCCCACTTCCGGCCCTTAAGGCAGAGATAAAATCTGCTGCCGGGGTGGAGAATTTTCATATGTACACGACGGAGAATTTTCTAAGGTTCTCCGACAAGTATCTGCATGCGGATATTGATCCGAAGTCGATCGAACAAGTCGCTGAAATCAATGAGGCAGTGAACGACAAACTCTCTCTCAGTCACTACTTAGGTAGACGCAATGGTAGGTCATTGCGTGTTTATTTTGACAGGAATCTTTCGCGTGATGGGATGTTGGAGGCGGCGGGGAAAATTACAGATGTCGCGCAGCGATACTTCCCGAATAGTGACCTCGAATTCAAGCTGCTAAATGGAACATTCAGGTTCACTGCGCCACACGAAACACATGACTTCGATCTGTATTCACAAATCTCAAAAATCCCTGGCGTGCTTGACGTCAGAAGTGTTCCGGCGAACTTAGAGCACGAAACAGAAAGTTACCTGCATAGACAACGACCACAGCTCGAAAATCCTGTAGACCTATATGACTTGAGAATTACCTTCGACCTTGCGGAGGGGCTACCTTTCTCGCACCTCGCCAATTGGATCAAGATGACTCTTGTGAAAGAGCTGTCAGAAGGGAAAGATGCAATAAGGACGTTCACCGCAACGTCAGTACTTGAGGGCTTGGTGGTGAATATTCATATCCCAATTACGTTGCGCCGAGCGCATTATCTGACCCGCACGATAAAAGATATGGACGGCGTCGCAGACGTTGTAGTCACAAAGGCCTCTCATTGA
- the yacG gene encoding DNA gyrase inhibitor YacG gives MSGKSKKSGSNVAPLRAPRPCPECGRPSAREHYPFCSERCRNVDLNRWLSGSYAIPVADDESKADDEDR, from the coding sequence TTGAGCGGCAAAAGCAAGAAGAGCGGTTCGAATGTCGCACCCCTGCGCGCGCCGCGGCCCTGCCCGGAATGCGGCCGTCCGTCCGCGCGCGAGCATTATCCGTTCTGTTCCGAGCGCTGCCGCAACGTCGACCTCAATCGCTGGCTTTCCGGTTCCTATGCGATTCCGGTGGCCGATGACGAGTCGAAGGCGGACGACGAGGATCGCTGA
- a CDS encoding Maf-like protein, translating into MAVTQKLILASGSPRRVELLAQAGIEPARLLPMDLDETPKRAEHPRSLARRLSAEKAKAALAAIKGEPGWDGSYILAADTVVCVGRRILPKPELVSEASSALHLLSGRSHRVYTGICLVTPDRTFRQKVIDTKVRFKRLSGHDIESYLASGQWRGKAGGYAIQGIAGSFVVKLVGSYTNVVGLPLYETVNLLIGEGYDVHNRWLEG; encoded by the coding sequence ATGGCAGTGACCCAAAAACTGATACTGGCGTCCGGATCGCCGCGTCGTGTGGAACTTCTGGCGCAGGCGGGCATCGAGCCCGCGCGCTTGCTGCCGATGGATCTCGATGAGACACCGAAGCGTGCGGAACATCCCCGCTCTTTGGCACGGCGCCTTTCGGCCGAGAAGGCGAAAGCTGCGCTGGCCGCGATCAAGGGAGAGCCGGGCTGGGACGGCAGCTACATTCTCGCTGCCGACACCGTCGTCTGTGTGGGCCGCCGCATTCTGCCGAAGCCGGAGCTGGTGAGCGAGGCGTCGAGCGCATTGCACCTTCTGTCCGGCCGCAGCCATCGCGTCTATACCGGCATTTGCCTCGTCACCCCGGACCGCACCTTCCGCCAGAAGGTCATCGACACGAAGGTGCGCTTCAAGCGTCTTTCCGGTCACGACATCGAAAGCTACCTGGCCTCCGGCCAGTGGCGCGGCAAGGCGGGTGGCTACGCTATCCAGGGCATTGCCGGCAGTTTTGTCGTCAAGCTCGTCGGTTCCTATACCAATGTGGTAGGCTTACCGCTCTACGAAACCGTCAATCTTCTCATCGGTGAAGGATATGACGTGCACAATCGCTGGCTGGAAGGCTGA
- the infA gene encoding translation initiation factor IF-1: MAKEEVLEFPGVVTELLPNATFRVKLENEHEIIAHTAGRMRKNRIRVLAGDKVLVEMTPYDLTKGRITYRFK; the protein is encoded by the coding sequence ATGGCGAAAGAAGAAGTCCTCGAATTTCCGGGCGTGGTCACCGAATTGCTTCCCAACGCGACCTTCCGCGTGAAGCTTGAAAACGAGCATGAGATTATCGCTCATACGGCCGGCCGTATGCGCAAGAACCGCATCCGCGTTCTCGCCGGCGACAAGGTGCTCGTTGAAATGACCCCCTACGATCTGACGAAGGGCCGCATCACCTACCGCTTCAAGTAG
- a CDS encoding low molecular weight phosphatase family protein gives MTGTALPQSKSLRSVLFMCGMNAIRSPMAEALAKATLPKGTYVASAGVRHGERDPFVDVVLAEIGLTIDRHQPRTLDELEDDYFDIIVTLAPEAHHVALELTRSMAVDVVYWPTPDPTVATGTREQIVAAYRSVRDHLSMLITSRLAAEHARRKEA, from the coding sequence ATGACCGGTACCGCCTTGCCGCAATCGAAATCGCTCCGCTCGGTTCTCTTCATGTGTGGCATGAACGCCATCCGCTCGCCGATGGCCGAAGCGCTCGCCAAGGCAACGCTGCCGAAGGGGACTTACGTCGCATCCGCCGGCGTACGACATGGCGAGCGAGATCCCTTCGTCGATGTGGTTCTCGCCGAAATCGGGCTGACGATCGACCGCCATCAGCCGCGCACGCTCGATGAACTCGAGGACGATTATTTCGACATCATCGTGACGCTCGCGCCGGAAGCCCATCACGTGGCGCTTGAATTGACCCGGTCCATGGCCGTCGACGTCGTCTATTGGCCGACACCGGATCCGACGGTTGCGACGGGGACGCGGGAGCAGATTGTCGCGGCCTATCGCTCTGTTCGCGATCATTTGTCGATGCTGATCACCAGCCGGTTGGCTGCCGAGCACGCGCGCCGCAAGGAGGCCTGA
- a CDS encoding UPF0262 family protein: MKADRNLRLCDVVLDETIGRSTPDVEHERAVAIFDLLEENLFEPVGHPGGPYRLNLSLVDAKLVFSISTDGGEDVATHILSLTPFRRIVKDYFMICESYYAAIRSATPSQIEAIDMGRRGIHNEGSQTLMDRLSGKIRLDFDTARRLFTLVCVLYWRG; encoded by the coding sequence ATGAAGGCTGATCGCAACCTGCGCCTCTGTGATGTCGTGCTGGACGAAACGATCGGCCGCTCGACCCCCGACGTGGAGCACGAGCGCGCGGTTGCGATCTTCGACCTGCTCGAGGAAAATCTCTTCGAGCCCGTGGGGCACCCCGGCGGGCCTTATCGGCTGAACCTTTCGCTGGTTGATGCGAAGCTTGTCTTCTCGATTTCGACGGATGGCGGGGAGGATGTCGCCACGCACATCCTGTCGCTGACGCCCTTCCGGCGGATCGTGAAGGACTATTTCATGATCTGCGAAAGCTATTACGCCGCGATCCGCTCGGCGACGCCGAGCCAGATCGAAGCGATCGACATGGGCCGCCGCGGTATTCACAACGAAGGCTCGCAGACGCTGATGGATCGCTTGTCCGGCAAGATCAGGCTGGACTTCGACACGGCGCGGCGGCTCTTCACGCTGGTCTGTGTGCTCTATTGGCGTGGTTGA
- the hisD gene encoding histidinol dehydrogenase yields the protein MAIRLNYLDSGFEQAFAAFLTTKREVSEDVNAAVRAIIDDVRARGDAALAEYSARFDGIDFGTTAMAVSAAEIDAAIAAVEPEVLGALKVAATRIEAHHRRQLPKDDIYEDAMGVGLGSRWTAIDAVGLYVPGGTASYPSSVLMNALPAKVAGVPRIVMVVPASGGAINQAVLAAARLAGVEEIYRVGGAQAVAALAYGTETIAPVAKIVGPGNAYVAAAKRQVFGTVGIDMIAGPSEVLVIADNGNDPEWIAADLLAQAEHDPGAQAILITDDAAFGDAVEAAVERQLKTLPRAETAAASWRDFGAIIEVPDLEKAVPLANRIAAEHLELAMADADAMVPKIRNAGAIFIGRHTPEVIGDYVGGSNHVLPTARSARFSSGLGVLDYMKRTSILRLGADQLRALGPAAIALARSEGLEAHARSVAIRLNLGDEG from the coding sequence TTGGCAATCAGGCTGAACTATCTCGACAGCGGCTTCGAACAGGCGTTTGCCGCGTTTTTGACAACCAAGCGGGAAGTTTCGGAAGACGTCAATGCCGCCGTACGCGCCATCATCGACGATGTTCGCGCCCGTGGCGACGCGGCGTTGGCCGAATACTCGGCTCGCTTTGACGGCATCGATTTCGGCACGACCGCCATGGCTGTCAGCGCGGCCGAGATCGACGCTGCGATCGCCGCGGTTGAACCCGAGGTTCTCGGCGCCTTGAAGGTTGCCGCAACCCGGATCGAGGCGCATCACCGCCGACAATTGCCGAAGGACGATATTTACGAAGATGCAATGGGCGTCGGGCTCGGCTCGCGCTGGACGGCGATCGACGCGGTCGGGCTTTACGTGCCAGGCGGGACGGCGAGCTATCCGAGTTCGGTTCTTATGAATGCTCTGCCTGCCAAGGTTGCCGGCGTGCCGCGCATCGTCATGGTCGTGCCCGCAAGCGGCGGCGCGATCAATCAGGCAGTGCTTGCGGCCGCGCGTCTCGCCGGTGTGGAGGAAATCTACCGTGTCGGCGGCGCCCAGGCGGTCGCGGCACTTGCCTATGGCACCGAGACGATCGCGCCGGTGGCCAAGATCGTCGGTCCGGGCAATGCCTATGTCGCGGCAGCCAAGCGTCAGGTTTTCGGCACTGTCGGCATCGACATGATCGCCGGTCCGTCGGAAGTGCTGGTGATCGCCGACAACGGCAACGACCCGGAATGGATCGCCGCCGACCTCCTGGCGCAGGCCGAGCATGATCCCGGCGCGCAGGCGATCCTCATTACCGATGATGCGGCCTTTGGGGATGCGGTGGAGGCGGCGGTCGAGCGGCAGTTGAAGACGTTGCCGCGCGCCGAAACCGCGGCCGCAAGCTGGCGCGATTTCGGCGCCATCATTGAGGTTCCGGATCTGGAGAAGGCGGTGCCGCTTGCCAACCGCATCGCCGCCGAGCACCTGGAACTGGCGATGGCGGATGCGGATGCAATGGTCCCGAAGATCCGCAATGCCGGTGCCATCTTCATCGGGCGCCACACGCCTGAGGTTATCGGCGACTATGTCGGCGGCTCCAACCATGTGCTGCCGACGGCGCGCTCGGCGCGTTTTTCGTCCGGCCTCGGCGTGCTCGACTACATGAAGCGGACGTCGATCCTCAGGCTCGGAGCGGATCAGTTGCGCGCGCTCGGTCCGGCGGCCATTGCACTCGCGCGGTCTGAAGGCCTCGAGGCCCATGCCCGCTCCGTCGCCATTCGCCTCAATCTCGGGGACGAGGGATGA
- a CDS encoding DUF2948 family protein translates to MDALKLLALDEEDLGVVSAHVQDAVFKVAGISYDPRRGQLFLVINRFVWENADGKRRSFERRRAVLSFKRVVAVRSLGFDRGDAEAVLDLLALRFSIKGEGPEGAIELVLAGEASIMLDVECIEVQLADTGGAWETAFRPRHPEGA, encoded by the coding sequence ATGGATGCTCTGAAGCTGCTGGCACTCGACGAGGAAGACCTTGGCGTCGTTTCCGCGCATGTGCAGGACGCAGTCTTCAAGGTGGCGGGCATTTCCTATGACCCCCGCCGTGGTCAGCTTTTCCTGGTCATCAACCGGTTCGTCTGGGAAAATGCCGACGGCAAGCGCCGCAGTTTCGAGCGGCGCCGGGCCGTGCTCTCGTTCAAGCGTGTGGTCGCCGTGCGTTCGCTCGGTTTCGACCGGGGGGATGCAGAAGCGGTTCTCGACCTCCTGGCCCTGCGTTTCTCCATCAAGGGCGAAGGTCCGGAAGGTGCGATCGAACTGGTGCTCGCCGGCGAGGCATCGATCATGCTCGATGTAGAATGTATCGAGGTACAGCTTGCCGACACGGGCGGGGCGTGGGAAACCGCGTTCAGACCACGGCATCCCGAAGGCGCCTGA
- the murA gene encoding UDP-N-acetylglucosamine 1-carboxyvinyltransferase, whose translation MDRIRIVGGNELHGVIPISGAKNAALPLMIASLLTDDTLTLENVPHLADVEQLIRILGNHGADISVNGRRERQGESYARTIHFTSRNIVDTTAPYELVSKMRASFWVIGPLLAREGKARVSLPGGCAIGTRPVDLFIEGLTALSADIEIDGGYVNAKAPEGGLIGARYVFPKVSVGATHVLMMAATLANGTTVLGNAAREPEVVDLAKCLNAMGAKISGQGTSTITIEGVRSLSGARHRVLPDRIETGTYAMAVAMAGGDVILEDTDAALLDTALEAIRRAGAEISQTNSGIRVVRNGAGIKPVDIVTDPFPGFPTDLQAQFMGLMTKSSGVSHITETIFENRFMHVQELARLGAKISLSGQTAKIEGVSRLKGAPVMATDLRASVSLVIAGLAAEGETMVSRVYHLDRGFERLEAKLTRCGAHVERVSD comes from the coding sequence ATGGATCGCATCAGGATTGTAGGCGGCAACGAACTTCACGGGGTCATTCCTATTTCCGGCGCCAAGAATGCGGCCCTGCCGCTGATGATCGCGTCGCTGCTCACCGACGATACGCTGACGCTGGAAAACGTTCCGCATCTGGCCGACGTCGAGCAACTGATCCGCATCCTCGGCAATCATGGCGCCGATATTTCCGTCAACGGCCGTCGCGAGCGCCAGGGCGAGAGCTATGCCCGCACGATCCATTTTACGAGCCGCAACATCGTCGATACCACTGCGCCCTATGAGCTCGTATCGAAGATGCGCGCCAGCTTCTGGGTCATCGGGCCGCTGCTCGCCCGCGAAGGCAAGGCGCGCGTGTCGCTGCCGGGCGGCTGCGCCATTGGCACGAGGCCCGTCGATCTCTTCATCGAGGGATTGACCGCGCTCAGCGCCGATATCGAGATCGACGGCGGTTACGTTAACGCGAAGGCTCCGGAAGGCGGGCTGATCGGTGCGCGCTACGTCTTTCCGAAAGTCTCCGTCGGCGCCACGCATGTGTTGATGATGGCTGCGACGCTTGCCAACGGCACGACGGTGCTCGGCAATGCTGCCCGCGAGCCGGAGGTTGTCGATCTCGCCAAGTGCCTCAATGCCATGGGCGCGAAGATCAGCGGGCAGGGCACGAGCACGATCACGATCGAGGGCGTGCGCTCTCTTTCCGGCGCCCGCCATCGCGTGCTGCCGGACCGCATTGAGACCGGCACCTACGCCATGGCGGTCGCAATGGCCGGTGGTGACGTCATTCTCGAAGATACCGACGCCGCCCTTCTCGATACGGCGCTCGAAGCGATCCGGCGGGCGGGCGCGGAGATCAGCCAGACGAACAGCGGGATTCGCGTCGTTCGCAATGGCGCCGGCATCAAGCCCGTCGATATTGTCACCGATCCCTTCCCTGGCTTCCCGACCGACCTGCAGGCCCAGTTCATGGGGTTGATGACCAAGTCGAGCGGTGTTTCCCACATCACGGAAACGATCTTCGAAAACCGCTTCATGCATGTCCAGGAACTGGCGCGGCTCGGTGCGAAGATCTCGCTGTCGGGCCAGACGGCGAAGATCGAAGGGGTAAGCCGGTTAAAGGGCGCGCCGGTGATGGCGACCGATCTGCGCGCCTCCGTCTCGCTCGTCATTGCCGGGCTTGCGGCCGAGGGCGAAACCATGGTTTCGCGCGTCTACCATCTGGATCGCGGCTTCGAGCGCCTGGAAGCGAAACTTACCCGCTGCGGCGCGCATGTGGAGCGCGTCAGCGACTAA
- a CDS encoding DMT family transporter produces the protein MAHHFSGRVGASVLGAIGIVLWATETTLVTFTTAIPPLQTVAVAFFFAAAISPIVWWVTCSDPLEAFRQPPRVWLLTVASLVGYHACIYYATQKAPPAAAALLQGTTPLMIVVGSAFIPGERLRWWHIAGALMGFAGVLSLVEVGGEATYSGDSAWFYLTIIGVAAALWGLYSLISRTLPEVPSTALGMFYAASSLVSLAAHFCFEEWVQPAPSEWLSIAALGILPMGLAIYFWDFGLKRGDIQALGAFSYVEPFIGAVLVALFTVSSLNWSLMWSGLLVVGGAVVASTSLWVRKHSSETSEGHPQTTRATFILAALAQVNDRQDLSRVSNQILSRLVQIGADYERPREHDEEIRKLLSALRVSMDIWDGLTTENDRTAADFGSGYVDKVCQPNERQLEKIAVVP, from the coding sequence ATGGCGCATCATTTTTCTGGCCGGGTAGGAGCATCGGTGCTCGGTGCCATTGGCATTGTGCTTTGGGCCACAGAGACAACGCTCGTTACATTCACGACAGCGATACCGCCCTTGCAGACCGTCGCGGTGGCGTTTTTCTTCGCGGCCGCCATATCGCCGATTGTATGGTGGGTTACCTGTAGCGATCCGTTGGAGGCTTTTCGACAACCACCTCGAGTTTGGTTGCTCACAGTTGCTTCTCTTGTGGGATACCACGCTTGCATTTACTACGCTACGCAGAAAGCGCCTCCGGCCGCTGCCGCATTGTTGCAAGGCACCACGCCGCTGATGATCGTAGTCGGGTCAGCGTTTATTCCGGGCGAGCGACTACGATGGTGGCACATAGCTGGCGCACTCATGGGATTTGCTGGCGTGCTCTCGTTGGTGGAGGTAGGTGGTGAAGCCACATATTCCGGCGACAGCGCCTGGTTCTATCTTACCATTATAGGGGTAGCTGCGGCCCTATGGGGTCTTTATTCCCTCATATCACGAACTCTGCCAGAGGTTCCATCAACAGCTCTAGGCATGTTTTATGCAGCGTCGTCCCTTGTTTCATTGGCAGCGCATTTTTGCTTTGAAGAGTGGGTTCAGCCAGCGCCCTCTGAATGGCTTTCAATCGCGGCGCTTGGCATTCTACCGATGGGCCTCGCGATATATTTCTGGGATTTTGGCCTTAAACGCGGCGATATCCAAGCGCTGGGAGCCTTTTCTTACGTCGAGCCATTCATTGGCGCGGTGCTTGTTGCTCTGTTCACCGTATCATCGTTGAACTGGTCGCTCATGTGGTCAGGACTTCTGGTGGTCGGGGGGGCCGTCGTAGCCAGCACGAGTTTGTGGGTACGCAAGCACAGTTCCGAAACTTCGGAAGGACATCCTCAAACTACTAGAGCAACCTTCATACTTGCCGCACTCGCACAAGTGAATGACCGTCAGGACCTTAGCCGTGTAAGCAATCAAATCCTGTCGCGCCTCGTGCAGATAGGTGCCGATTATGAGCGCCCACGTGAGCATGACGAGGAAATCCGAAAGTTGCTGTCCGCGCTTCGGGTCTCTATGGACATTTGGGACGGATTGACCACGGAGAACGACCGCACTGCCGCCGATTTTGGATCAGGTTATGTCGACAAAGTATGTCAACCAAACGAGAGACAGCTCGAGAAAATTGCGGTTGTCCCGTAA
- a CDS encoding type III PLP-dependent enzyme has translation MISLAATTERNETHSAPLQYQQDLQRALHSLEKARHTGSPLKQYKNVDAVIAELQPTEPVFCITPSKIVEAVHNFGAFPGRALYAVKCNPHPFVLETLFEAGITDFDVASLDEVRLIDGLFGKPAGQFFNNPAKTRPAIRAASHNHGIRFYTVDCIEEIEKILQEAKPDDDLIIAVRLATRPADSRYILSTKFGAAPNDAATMLKSIHQRGVKTGISFHVGSQCLDPKAFSAAIKLAGKVAHDAKVPISVLNVGGGFPAAYPGDKVQSFEHYFAQIIHARRELDLPRGCILLCEPGRSLVAAAGTTVAQVVVRRGRAIYLNDGVFGTLQELGHPKEHRPTRLIRNGIRPTGRPVEFKAYGPTCDSNDVLGAPFLLPDDVREGDWIEIGMMGAYSLSMRTRFNGFHADNIVSLSE, from the coding sequence ATGATTTCGCTCGCCGCAACAACTGAGAGAAACGAAACACATTCCGCGCCGCTTCAGTATCAGCAGGACCTCCAACGGGCGCTTCATAGTTTAGAGAAAGCTCGACATACCGGATCGCCGTTGAAGCAATACAAGAACGTCGACGCGGTCATTGCGGAGTTGCAGCCAACCGAACCGGTGTTCTGCATTACACCATCGAAAATCGTCGAGGCAGTGCACAATTTTGGCGCTTTCCCAGGGCGCGCGCTCTATGCTGTCAAGTGCAACCCCCATCCGTTTGTTCTGGAAACGCTCTTTGAAGCCGGGATCACAGATTTCGACGTTGCTTCCTTGGATGAGGTGCGACTAATCGACGGCCTTTTTGGAAAACCGGCGGGACAGTTCTTCAACAATCCGGCAAAGACGCGCCCAGCAATTCGCGCCGCAAGTCATAACCACGGCATCCGCTTCTATACGGTCGATTGCATCGAAGAGATCGAAAAGATACTACAGGAAGCCAAACCTGATGATGATCTCATTATAGCAGTGCGGTTGGCTACGCGCCCTGCAGACTCCAGATATATCCTGTCGACAAAATTTGGTGCGGCGCCGAATGACGCGGCCACTATGCTCAAGTCTATCCATCAACGCGGCGTCAAGACTGGCATCTCCTTCCACGTTGGTTCCCAGTGTCTTGATCCCAAAGCCTTCAGCGCGGCGATCAAGCTTGCTGGCAAGGTTGCGCATGACGCCAAAGTGCCCATCAGCGTCCTGAATGTTGGCGGCGGATTTCCCGCAGCTTACCCGGGCGACAAAGTACAGTCTTTCGAGCATTACTTTGCGCAGATCATTCATGCTCGCCGTGAACTCGATCTACCCCGTGGCTGTATACTGTTGTGTGAACCTGGTCGCAGCCTCGTGGCCGCCGCCGGAACAACAGTGGCTCAGGTGGTGGTGCGACGTGGCCGTGCGATCTACCTTAATGATGGGGTATTCGGTACATTGCAAGAGCTTGGGCACCCTAAGGAGCACCGCCCAACGCGCCTGATTCGAAATGGAATTCGTCCTACCGGGAGGCCGGTCGAATTCAAAGCCTATGGTCCCACCTGCGACTCGAACGATGTTCTCGGTGCACCGTTTCTTCTGCCGGATGATGTCAGGGAGGGCGATTGGATCGAGATTGGGATGATGGGTGCTTACAGTTTGTCCATGCGGACCCGGTTCAACGGCTTCCACGCCGACAATATCGTTTCCTTGAGCGAATAA